GCCGGGTGAGGGCCTCGCGCTCCAGGGCCCGCTGCAGGCCGACGCGGTTGATTTCGGCGGCGCGCTCGGCGGCCACGGTGGCCACCAGCACCTGCGCCAGTCCCAGGGTGAGGCGGCGGCGCGCGTCGTGGAGGCTCGCCACCGCGCCCGTCTCCGCGGCCCGGGCCGACGACAGCCCGCGCCACGCGCCCAGGTCCACCACCGACTGCGTCAGCGTCGCGGTGACGGTGCCCAGCGGCGCCGTGGGCGTACGCCCGCTCGTGCCGCCACCCGCACCCGCGCCGACGCCCGCGTTACCCAACGCGGGGGTGTCGGGGTTGAGCACGTCAATGGCCACGCTGGCCTGGGCGCGCGCGTTGGGCAGCAGCGCCGACAGGGCCTGGCGCCACCGGCCACTGGCGCGCTGCACGCCGGCCTCCACGCTGCGCAGGTCCGTGGACCGCTCACGCACCAGGGTCAGCGCCTCGTCCCAGGTCTTCACCAGACGCGGGGCGGGCGGGACGGGCGTGAGCATCGCGTCCTCCACCCTGGGCTCGGTGGGAACGGGAAGGGAGGCCGAGGGGGTCGGTTCGGACTGCGCCGCGGCTGCGACGAATGCCAGGAGGAGAACGGAAGGGGAGGCCATACGTCAGACGTGAGGAAGAAAGGGGGTGACTGCTGGTTCTGCCCGGACTCCCCCCGTATGACGACGTACCGCGGCGCACCGATGTAATTGACAACAGTTGCACTTCGCAACAATGTTTACGGGAAATGACGCTCGCGGAGCAACTGGGCTCTCTGCGTCGCTCTCTTCGCCGGTTGCTGACTGAGCGGCTTGGGGAGCAGACGGGCAGGCCCTTCATGCAACTTCTCGCCGTGAAGGCCATCGCCGAAGGTGTGCGCAGCCAGGCTGCGCTCGCGGAGCGGCTGTTGGTGGATGCGCCCGCGGCAAGCCGGCTGGTGGACCGCCTCGAAGAAGACGGGCTGGTGAGCCGGCGCGCGGGGGAGAATCGCCGCTGCGTGAAGCTGGAGCTGAGCGAGAAGGGGGCCGGCGAGCTGGAGCAGCTGCGCTCCGCGCTCGACTGGGCGGATGGCGAGCTTCAGAAGTACCTGCTGGCCTCCGAGGTGACGGAGCTGAAGCGCCTCCTCGACAAGCTTCAGAGCGGCTTGCTGGAGGATCGGGGCCCCACGCCGGGCGGCTGCGGGTCGGAGGAGGGGAGCCCCTGAAACGGCGAAGGGCCCGGCCCTGGGGATTGCTCCCAGGAGACCGAGCCCTTCAGGCTCTACGGCGCCAGCCGGTGCTCTAGACGGGCGCGGGCTTGGAGTCGGAGTCGGCCGGAGCGGCGGACTCGGCGGCGGGCGCCTCGGCCGGAGCGGCGGCGGGGGCCTGCTGGGCGGCGGCCTGGGCCTCGGACTCGGCGCGGACGCGAGAGGTCTCCTCGGTGCGCTGGTCGCTGGCGGCCATCTCCTCCGGCGTCAGCTCGGTGCGGTCGGCCAGGATGCCCGTCTTCTTCTCCAGGTCCTTGATGGCCCGGCGCATCAGGTCGCGCTCCAGGAGCGTGCGGTTCAGGCGCTTCTCCAGCGCCTTGTACTTGTCCCGCATCAGGTCCAGGTCGCTCTTGGCGGTGGCGTAGACGCGCTGCTGCGTCTCGTTGCGGCCCTTGATGCGGCGCAGCTCCTTCTCCAGCTCCACCGCGCGCGAGCGCTCCTTGTTGGCCAGCTGCTCCAGCCGCTCCATCTTCTCG
This region of Pyxidicoccus trucidator genomic DNA includes:
- a CDS encoding MarR family winged helix-turn-helix transcriptional regulator, which encodes MQLLAVKAIAEGVRSQAALAERLLVDAPAASRLVDRLEEDGLVSRRAGENRRCVKLELSEKGAGELEQLRSALDWADGELQKYLLASEVTELKRLLDKLQSGLLEDRGPTPGGCGSEEGSP
- a CDS encoding TolC family protein codes for the protein MLTPVPPAPRLVKTWDEALTLVRERSTDLRSVEAGVQRASGRWRQALSALLPNARAQASVAIDVLNPDTPALGNAGVGAGAGGGTSGRTPTAPLGTVTATLTQSVVDLGAWRGLSSARAAETGAVASLHDARRRLTLGLAQVLVATVAAERAAEINRVGLQRALEREALTR